The following are encoded together in the Cicer arietinum cultivar CDC Frontier isolate Library 1 chromosome 2, Cicar.CDCFrontier_v2.0, whole genome shotgun sequence genome:
- the LOC101503166 gene encoding uncharacterized protein, with protein sequence MRGIGGPLLCIGDLLSDVGEEGGKDSLPRETSPSSSKSSHSDLNNTLPQQLPDLTKLFQENYDHLNSALNATDHSWTSLTLKLCTALDTANQLVQCTNSNVASLLEKVEELEKIVKRGDSAIAATKAFYVAPDNLNIAFK encoded by the exons atgagAGGAATCGGAGGGCCCCTTTTATGCATCGGAGATCTCCTCAGCGACGTTGGTGAAGAAGGAGGAAAAGACTCTCTCCCTCGCGAAACCTCTCCCTCTTCTTCGAAGTCTTCCCATTCAGATCTCAACAACACCCTTCCTCAACAACTTCCTGACCTCACCAAACTCTTTCAG GAAAACTACGATCACCTAAACTCCGCCCTCAATGCCACCGACCATTCTTGGACTTCACTCACATTGAAG TTATGTACTGCTCTAGATACTGCAAACCAGCTGGTTCAATGTACCAATTCAAATGTAGCATCCTTGTTGGAGAAGGTTGAGGAGCTTGAGAAAATTGTCAAGAGAGGTGATTCAGCAATAGCAGCGACAAAGGCATTTTATGTTGCTCCCGATAACTTAAACATTGCCTTCAAGTAA
- the LOC140919376 gene encoding uncharacterized protein — MTPYTLVYRKSCHLLVELEHEAYWAIKILNFDLTAACEKRKLQLSELDELRLGAYENVKLYKERTKKWHDKHIKIREFKEGDFVLLFNSRLKLFPGKLRSE; from the coding sequence ATGACTCCTTACACGTTGGTCTATAGAAAGTCTTGTCACCTCTTAGTTGAGCTCGAACATGAAGCATACTGGGCAATAAAAATCCTTAACTTTGATTTGACGGCTGCTTGTGAAAAAAGGAAGCTCCAACTCAGTGAGCTTGATGAGTTGAGGTTAGGTGCTTATGAGAATGTTAAACTCTACAAGGAAAGAACCAAGAAGTGGCATgataaacacataaaaataagagaattcAAAGAAGGTGACTTCGTATTACTTTTCAATTCACGATTGAAGTTGTTTCCGGGTAAACTTCGTTCGGAGTAG
- the LOC101504681 gene encoding uncharacterized protein, whose protein sequence is MASYAKFFKEILSNKRKLDDNETIALTEKYSAIIQNKLPSKLKDPGSFSIPCVIGDMSFERALCDLGASLAGRSIKYPVGVLVDVPIKVGQLFIPIDFIVLEMEEDFQVPILLWRPFLATIGVFIDVKHGKFVFNVGDKKIEFNLSNLMKSLSLEDSCCRVDLIDHCVKECPLGLLSQDGLEACLIGSTIHEDLEKEPNTYANLLDENPPLPN, encoded by the exons ATGGCGTCATatgctaaattttttaaagaaattttgtcaaacaaaagaaaacttGACGACAATGAGACAATTGCTTTAACTGAGAAATATAGTGccataattcaaaataaattgccTTCCAAACTTAAAGACCCTGGAAGTTTTTCTATTCCTTGTGTTATTGGTGATATGAGTTTTGAACGTGctttgtgtgatcttggggctagt CTAGCTGGTCGATCTATCAAGTATCCAGTGGGAGTATTAGTGGATGTTCCTATCAAAGTAGGACAATTGTTTATACCGATTGATTTTATAGTGTTGGAAATGGAAGAGGACTTTCAAGTCCCAATTCTTCTTTGGAGACCTTTTCTAGCCACAATAGGAGTTTTTATTGATGTGAAACATGGGAAGTTTGTTTTCAATGTGGGTGATAAAAagattgaatttaatttgtctAATCTTATGAAAAGTCTTTCTCTTGAAGATTCTTGTTGCAGGGTCGATTTAATTGATCATTGTGTTAAGGAATGTCCTTTAGGACTACTCTCACAAGATGGGCTAGAAGCATGCTTGATTGGAAGCACAATTCATGAAGACTTGGAAAAGGAACCTAATACATATGCTAACTTGTTGGATGAAAATCCTCCTCTTCCAAACTAA